In one Magallana gigas chromosome 7, xbMagGiga1.1, whole genome shotgun sequence genomic region, the following are encoded:
- the LOC105334959 gene encoding MAM and LDL-receptor class A domain-containing protein 1 yields the protein MADDKVRVNAQSTCFHGNSLFLSSAIFILVIVNSFIFLAFTIHQLRQIGDVERMLLEKRLRLENIRASCWNNNYSKKEKLLQVIDQLPKIDRKYDKLRENMRRRQTSSISSLFQDLVHAQEQLLMQRCTPDTVICIKGQKGDLGFPGVKGNMGPDGSKGLPGIKGLNGQDGSPGEKGQKGIPGDKGLQGPQNGNGAKGDMGVVGDKGVPGLMGIKGDRGQTGVKGTSGVKGQSGSKGLPGVVGPKGDKGDSGPVGEQGAKGERGAVGAKGSIGNGTSCDCMDKPKFKESHQTESVHFGSNVTLDCSTTSLPEPTVTWIKTDSDGCFANFSKTSGEKIELKNIQPVDVGTYQCTAENAVGTSVKTITITSTDNPDVISCDFESGFCGWSQSKADDADFSRNTGLLRTPTADHTPGQGGGGNYANIDSSAMTTGQKGKLESFFIPAQEKHCLTFWYYVDSASGAILKVKTKACSLDEATLLKLTSSGTGWKQARVDIPVDTHGRQIIFEAERGNSASDVAIDDVSFSNKECPPADKKPEIINKNQTIVVQKGDRAVLPCNVTGFPGPSFTWDKASACSTYQRNGQPLVITNASMSSAGTYKCIAKNRAGTDWGEIKLIVNETEICTFKSTEQCNWKNIQTGDNLDWVKQTGSTPSSQTGPSADHTNPNNGGYYMYMEASSPAATSNTAVLQYKTLPAGQPFCVHFWYHMYGNSMGSLRILAKDCKTNSSVEIWKVSGDQGDKWNEACVLLEQGGHDYIPQIEAMRGQSYHSDIGIDDIEFRTGQCDCHTRIPVNLTCNFDGDICDGQGFRAQSSTTYQLRWSRAKGVTPSIGTGPDRDHTSGAGSYIFVETSGGSPGLKGSFISPQLPSNQEACLHFWYNMNGAEMGDLDVIVQPTTGNGTTILHESGNKGTRWFEAKMTIPSQTQPYKIDFQVTRGSGFKGDAALDDISIKDGPCV from the exons ATGGCAGACGATAAAGTTAGAGTCAATGCTCAATCAACATGTTTTCATGGAAACAGTTTGTTTCTCTCGTCTGCAATATTCATCTTGGTCATCGTCAATTCTTTCATTTTCCTGGCATTCACCATTCACCAACTCCGCCAGATCGGTGACGTAGAACGCATGCTTCTAGAAAAACGTCTGCGTTTAGAAAATATAAGGGCATCATGCTGGAATAACAACTATTCGAAGAAG gaAAAGCTCCTTCAAGTCATCGACCAATTACCAAAAATTGATCGCAAGTATGATAAATTAAGAGAAAACATGAGGAGACGCCAGACGAGTTCAATATCGTCCCTGTTCCAAGACCTAGTTCACGCACAG GAGCAGCTCCTGATGCAGCGCTGCACTCCGGATACAGTAATCTGCATTAAAG GTCAAAAAGGagatttgggctttcctggagTAAAAG GAAACATGGGTCCAGATGGAAGTAAAGGATTGCCAGGAATTAAAGGACTTAATGGACAAGATGGTTCACCTGGTGAAAAAGGGCAAAAAGGAATCCCTGGGGACAAGGGATTACAGGGACCACAAAACGGGAATGGGGCAAAGGGCGACATGGGGGTCGTTGGTGATAAAGGGGTGCCCGGTTTGATGGGCATCAAAGGGGACCGTGGTCAGACAGGTGTGAAAGGAACCTCAGGGGTAAAAGGTCAGTCTGGATCTAAAGGGTTGCCAGGTGTCGTTGGACCCAAAGGGGACAAAGGGGATTCCGGCCCTGTGG GTGAACAGGGTGCCAAAGGAGAAAGGGGTGCAGTTGGAGCAAAGGGGAGCATAGGGAATGGGACAAGCTGTGATTGTATGG ataAACCCAAATTTAAAGAAAGCCATCAAACGGAATCGGTACACTTTGGTAGCAATGTAACGTTAGACTGTTcaacaacgtcacttccggaACCAACAGTTACATGGATTAAAACTGATAGCGACGGATGTTTTGCAAATTTTTCTAAAACTTCGGGAGAAAAAATTGaactaaaaaatattcaacCGGTCGACGTGGGTACCTATCAATGTACAGCGGAAAACGCTGTTGGAACTTCAGTTAaaaccattaccattacatcaACAG ACAACCCTGACGTCATTTCTTGTGACTTTGAATCTGGTTTCTGTGGCTGGTCTCAAAGTAAAGCAGACGATGCAGATTTTTCTAGAAATACCGGACTACTACGGACGCCGACGGCGGACCATACACCGGGGCaag gaGGAGGAGGTAACTATGCGAACATCGACAGTAGCGCAATGACAACGGGGCAGAAGGGTAAACTGGAGTCCTTTTTCATCCCAGCGCAAGAGAAACACTGCTTAACCTTCTGGTATTATGTAGATAGCGCATCTGGagcaattttaaaagtgaaaacaaAA GCCTGTAGTCTAGACGAAGCTACACTTCTAAAGTTGACAAGTTCGGGAACAGGTTGGAAACAAGCCAGAGTTGACATTCCTGTAGACACCCACGGACGACAAATTATATTCGAGGCTGAAAGAGGAAATTCGGCTTCTGATGTGGCCATTGATGACGTCAGCTTCTCCAATAAGGAATGCCCACCTG CGGACAAGAAACCAGAAATAATAAACAAGAACCAGACAATTGTGGTACAGAAAGGAGACAGAGCAGTGTTACCCTGCAATGTCACTGGCTTCCCAGGTCCCAGCTTTACGTGGGATAAAGCCAGTGCCTGTTCTACATATCAAAGAAATGGACAGCCTCTAGTTATAACGAATGCATCCATGTCCAGTGCTGGGACCTACAAATGTATTGCAAAAAACAGAGCTGGAACGGATTGGGGCGAAATCAAATTGATTGTCAATG aaactGAAATTTGCACATTTAAGAGCACAGAACAATGTAATTGGAAAAATATTCAGACTGGAGACAACTTAGATTGGGTAAAGCAGACCGGAAGTACTCCATCTTCCCAAACAGGACCTTCCGCTGACCACACAAACCCTAACA ATGGcgggtactacatgtatatggaggCTTCCAGTCCAGCTGCCACCAGCAACACAGCAGTCCTACAGTATAAGACCCTGCCAGCAGGGCAGCCGTTCTGTGTTCACTTTTGGTACCATATGTATGGAAATAGTATGGGATCGTTACGAATATTAGCAAAG GACTGTAAGACAAACTCCAGTGTGGAGATATGGAAAGTGTCTGGCGACCAGGGCGACAAGTGGAACGAGGCGTGTGTTCTGCTAGAACAAGGTGGCCATGATTACATTCCCCAGATCGAGGCTATGCGTGGTCAGAGTTACCACTCGGACATTGGAATTGATGATATTGAATTTAGGACAGGACAATGTGATTGTCATACTAGAATAC CTGTTAATTTAACCTGTAACTTTGATGGGGATATATGCGACGGTCAAGGTTTCAGGGCCCAGTCATCTACAACTTACCAGCTCCGATGGAGTAGGGCTAAAGGGGTGACACCTTCCATAGGCACTGGTCCAGATAGGGATCATACCAGTG GTGCCGGGTCTTACATATTTGTTGAAACATCCGGTGGCAGTCCCGGACTCAAGGGCTCTTTCATATCCCCTCAGTTACCTTCCAATCAGGAGGCGTGCCTGCATTTCTGGTACAACATGAACGGGGCCGAAATGGGGGACTTGGATGTTATTGTTCAG CCAACAACTGGCAACGGCACTACCATTCTACACGAATCCGGGAATAAGGGGACACGTTGGTTTGAGGCAAAAATGACCATTCCTTCGCAAACTCAGCCCTACAAAATTGACTTCCAGGTGACCAGAGGGTCTGGCTTTAAGGGGGACGCCGCGCTTGATGATATTTCCATTAAAGATGGACCCTGTGTATAG